In one window of Campylobacter hepaticus DNA:
- a CDS encoding MlaD family protein → MENKSNYFFVGLFVFGIFFATLAFMLWLSEYAKEESFKYYEIHTQESVAGLSIKAPVRLLGVEVGSVEQINIYNKDKLGVNILIKVKNDTPIKEDTFATLQLQGITGLKFIELQGGNKNSQDLNPTKTQFPIIPFKESLLTSIDKQSEHIFSLITTLDTQSKELLSERNLKNLEILLQNLAQLSANLNNHSKNLSLNLSNASIKMGKMADNISLSTHHFNSSLTQIKDTLSNLDDFIKKANTKLDSYDDIKISLLQNLELLKQVLIQSNILIENLQNSPSDLLFKTSKPKLGPGEK, encoded by the coding sequence GTGGAAAATAAATCAAATTATTTTTTTGTAGGACTTTTTGTTTTTGGGATATTTTTTGCCACTCTTGCTTTCATGCTTTGGCTTAGCGAATACGCCAAAGAAGAAAGTTTTAAGTATTATGAAATTCACACGCAAGAATCTGTTGCAGGACTTAGTATAAAAGCACCTGTAAGACTTTTAGGGGTAGAAGTGGGTAGTGTAGAACAAATCAATATTTACAACAAAGATAAATTAGGTGTTAATATACTCATAAAAGTTAAAAATGATACTCCTATAAAAGAAGATACCTTTGCCACTTTACAACTTCAAGGCATTACAGGACTTAAATTTATCGAACTCCAAGGTGGAAATAAAAATAGTCAAGACTTAAATCCAACAAAGACTCAATTTCCTATTATTCCTTTTAAGGAAAGTTTATTAACAAGTATAGATAAACAAAGTGAACATATTTTTTCTCTTATAACAACTCTTGATACCCAATCTAAAGAACTTTTAAGCGAGAGAAATCTTAAAAATCTAGAAATATTGTTGCAAAATCTAGCCCAATTAAGTGCCAATTTAAACAATCACTCTAAAAATTTAAGCCTTAATCTTTCAAACGCAAGCATTAAAATGGGAAAAATGGCTGATAATATAAGCCTTAGCACTCATCATTTTAATTCTAGTCTTACACAAATAAAAGATACTTTATCAAATTTAGATGATTTTATAAAAAAAGCAAATACAAAACTAGATAGTTATGATGATATAAAAATATCTTTATTGCAGAATTTAGAACTTCTTAAACAAGTTTTAATTCAAAGTAATATTTTAATAGAAAATTTACAAAATAGTCCTTCTGATTTGCTTTTTAAAACAAGCAAACCTAAGTTAGGGCCAGGAGAAAAATAA
- a CDS encoding ABC transporter ATP-binding protein has translation MIIKAQNITTKFGQNIIHDNISFQVQKNEIFGILGESGSGKSILLKQMLMLENFNDGEYEILGYKLKNISTQNALALRKKWGVVFQFAALFSFFNIYENIAIPLKEYTNLDESTIEELVLMKLKMVGLNESVLKQFPNELSGGMQKRVAIARALALDNKLLFLDEPTSGLDPHSSREFDDLILKLKKSFDLNIVLVTHDKESMKNLLDRFIILENKKVGFCGTYKQLYEQNEKLFKKFME, from the coding sequence ATGATTATTAAAGCACAAAATATCACAACCAAATTTGGACAAAATATTATCCACGATAACATAAGTTTTCAAGTACAAAAAAATGAAATTTTTGGGATTTTAGGTGAAAGCGGAAGTGGGAAATCTATACTTTTAAAACAAATGCTTATGCTTGAAAATTTCAACGATGGTGAGTATGAAATTTTAGGATATAAATTAAAAAATATTAGCACACAAAATGCTTTAGCTTTACGTAAAAAATGGGGAGTAGTTTTTCAATTTGCTGCTCTTTTTAGCTTTTTTAATATTTACGAAAATATTGCCATTCCTTTAAAAGAATATACCAATTTAGATGAAAGTACTATTGAGGAACTCGTTTTAATGAAGCTTAAAATGGTAGGATTAAACGAAAGTGTTTTAAAACAATTTCCTAATGAACTTAGTGGAGGTATGCAAAAAAGAGTAGCTATTGCTAGAGCTTTAGCTCTTGATAATAAATTGCTTTTTTTAGATGAACCCACCTCAGGACTTGATCCTCATAGCAGCCGTGAATTTGACGATTTAATTTTAAAATTAAAAAAAAGTTTTGACTTAAATATTGTTTTAGTCACACACGATAAAGAAAGTATGAAAAACCTACTTGATCGTTTTATTATTTTAGAAAATAAAAAAGTAGGATTTTGTGGAACTTATAAACAATTATACGAACAAAATGAAAAACTTTTTAAAAAATTTATGGAGTAA
- a CDS encoding MlaE family ABC transporter permease, which translates to MSANFKLENNTLFILGTWDKTSTYKLKTQDFLTLILSKEIIFDFHSLEEIDTVGVRFFLALENDLKNKNIKTIKQGLNTRFQALFELCAKNYQRLDKNNKPHKNLNEYFINLGKSTLELLIILKKFINFTGAFFISLFSCLKHPKNFRFIAFLYHIEHSALKALPIVILTALLVGIVLAYQAAYQLAQFGANIFIVDLMGISATRELAPLIAAIVIAGRSASSYTAQIGVMKITDEIAAMNTMGFGSFEFIIIPRVMALVVAMPLIVAISDAINILGGMLVAKLSLDISFNEFLRRFKEAVALKHIIIGLIKAPIFGFLIGIIACFRGFEVKNTTQSIGIYTTKSVVNTIFWVIAFDALFSVVLTSIGI; encoded by the coding sequence ATGAGTGCTAATTTTAAGCTAGAAAACAATACTCTTTTTATTTTGGGTACTTGGGATAAAACAAGTACTTACAAGTTAAAAACTCAAGACTTTTTAACTTTAATTTTAAGCAAGGAAATTATTTTTGATTTTCACTCTTTAGAAGAAATTGATACTGTAGGAGTAAGATTTTTCCTTGCCTTAGAAAATGATCTTAAAAATAAAAATATTAAAACCATTAAACAAGGTTTAAATACACGTTTTCAAGCACTATTTGAACTTTGTGCAAAAAATTATCAAAGACTAGATAAAAACAATAAACCTCATAAAAATCTTAATGAATATTTTATCAATCTTGGAAAATCGACTTTAGAACTTTTAATAATTTTAAAAAAATTCATTAATTTTACAGGAGCTTTTTTTATCAGCCTTTTTTCCTGTTTAAAACATCCTAAAAATTTCCGATTTATAGCCTTTTTATACCACATAGAACACTCAGCCTTAAAAGCCCTACCCATAGTGATATTAACCGCTCTTTTAGTAGGTATAGTTTTAGCTTATCAAGCTGCTTATCAACTTGCTCAATTTGGTGCAAATATTTTCATTGTAGATTTAATGGGAATTTCAGCCACAAGAGAACTTGCTCCTTTAATCGCTGCTATTGTGATTGCAGGAAGAAGTGCTAGTTCTTACACAGCACAAATTGGGGTAATGAAAATCACAGATGAAATTGCAGCTATGAACACCATGGGATTTGGATCTTTTGAATTTATTATTATTCCACGCGTTATGGCTTTAGTTGTAGCCATGCCTTTAATCGTTGCTATAAGTGATGCGATAAATATTTTAGGTGGAATGTTAGTTGCAAAACTAAGTCTTGATATCTCTTTTAATGAATTTTTAAGACGCTTTAAAGAAGCTGTAGCATTAAAACACATTATCATAGGTCTTATTAAAGCCCCTATTTTTGGATTTTTAATAGGCATTATTGCTTGCTTTCGTGGTTTTGAAGTTAAAAACACCACTCAAAGTATAGGAATTTATACAACAAAAAGTGTTGTAAACACTATTTTTTGGGTTATAGCTTTTGATGCTTTATTTTCAGTAGTTTTAACTTCTATAGGAATTTAA
- the tkt gene encoding transketolase, protein MDIKILQEQANTLRFLSADMIQKANSGHPGAPLGLADILSVLSYHLKHNPKNPTWLNRDRLIFSGGHASALLYSFLHLSGYDLSLDDLKNFRQLHSKTPGHPEITTPGVEIATGPLGQGVANAVGFAMAAKKAQNILGDDLIDHKIYCLCGDGDLQEGIAYEACSIAGFHKLDNLILIYDSNNISIEGDVDLAFNEDVKMRFQAQGFEVLNTNGHDYEEINQSLKKAQKATKPCLIIAKTIIAKGAQELEGSHKSHGSPLGEEIIKKAKEKAGFDPNLSFYIPEFVKIRFESAIELGDLEEAKWKEKLKKSGKKELLEKLLNPDFTKIQYPDFKGKDLATRDSNGEILNVLASNLEGFLGGSADLGPSNKTELYNMGDFIEGKNLHFGIREHAMAAINNAFARYGIFLPFSATFFIFSEYLKPAARIAALMKIKHFFIFTHDSIGVGEDGPTHQPIEQLSTFRAMPNFLSFRPADGVENVKAWQVALKADIPSAFILSRQKLKALNEPIFGDVENGAYLLKESKNPNFTLLASGSEVSLCLDLVNELEKQNLKCNVISMPCFELFEKQDKAYQERLLQGEVIGIEAAHSNELYKFCHRVYGIKSFGESGKDQEVFNHFGFNVSNLLNFILNQ, encoded by the coding sequence ATGGACATTAAAATTTTACAAGAACAAGCAAATACTTTAAGATTTTTAAGCGCAGATATGATACAAAAAGCTAATTCAGGTCACCCTGGTGCACCCTTGGGTTTAGCAGATATACTTAGCGTTTTAAGCTATCATTTAAAACACAATCCTAAAAATCCTACTTGGCTAAATCGTGATAGACTTATTTTCTCAGGTGGACATGCTAGTGCTCTACTTTATAGCTTTTTACATTTAAGTGGTTATGATTTAAGCTTAGATGATCTTAAAAACTTCCGCCAACTCCATTCTAAAACCCCAGGTCATCCTGAAATTACAACACCTGGGGTAGAAATTGCTACAGGTCCTTTAGGTCAAGGTGTTGCAAATGCAGTAGGCTTTGCTATGGCAGCCAAAAAAGCTCAAAATATCCTAGGAGATGATTTAATTGATCATAAAATTTATTGTCTTTGCGGGGATGGAGACTTGCAAGAAGGTATTGCTTATGAGGCTTGTTCTATAGCAGGATTTCATAAACTTGATAATTTAATACTCATTTATGATAGTAATAATATTTCTATAGAAGGAGATGTAGACTTAGCTTTTAATGAAGACGTTAAAATGCGTTTTCAAGCACAAGGATTTGAAGTTTTAAATACCAATGGACATGATTATGAAGAAATCAACCAAAGCTTAAAAAAAGCACAAAAAGCTACAAAACCTTGCCTTATCATAGCAAAAACCATTATAGCAAAAGGTGCACAAGAACTTGAAGGCAGTCATAAAAGCCATGGTTCACCTTTAGGCGAAGAAATAATTAAAAAAGCTAAAGAAAAAGCGGGGTTTGATCCAAATTTAAGCTTTTATATACCAGAATTTGTGAAAATTCGCTTTGAAAGTGCTATAGAACTTGGAGATTTAGAAGAAGCAAAATGGAAAGAAAAACTTAAAAAATCTGGTAAAAAAGAACTTTTAGAAAAACTTTTAAATCCTGATTTTACTAAAATACAATATCCTGATTTTAAAGGCAAGGACTTAGCCACAAGAGATAGCAATGGTGAAATCTTAAATGTTTTAGCTTCAAATTTAGAAGGTTTTTTAGGAGGAAGTGCAGACTTAGGACCTTCAAATAAAACAGAGCTTTATAATATGGGTGATTTTATAGAAGGGAAAAATCTCCATTTTGGTATCAGAGAACATGCTATGGCAGCAATCAATAATGCCTTTGCAAGATATGGAATTTTTCTTCCTTTTTCAGCAACTTTTTTCATCTTTAGTGAATATTTAAAACCTGCTGCACGGATAGCAGCCTTAATGAAAATCAAACATTTTTTTATCTTTACCCATGATAGCATAGGTGTTGGAGAGGATGGACCAACACATCAACCCATAGAACAACTTAGTACTTTTAGAGCTATGCCTAATTTTTTAAGCTTTAGACCAGCCGATGGGGTAGAAAATGTTAAAGCATGGCAAGTAGCTTTAAAAGCTGACATTCCAAGTGCTTTTATACTTTCACGTCAAAAACTTAAAGCCTTAAACGAACCTATTTTTGGTGATGTTGAAAATGGAGCATATTTATTAAAAGAAAGCAAAAACCCTAATTTTACACTTTTAGCAAGTGGTAGCGAGGTCTCACTGTGTTTAGATTTAGTCAATGAATTAGAAAAACAAAATCTAAAATGCAATGTTATTTCTATGCCTTGTTTTGAACTTTTTGAAAAACAAGATAAAGCCTATCAAGAAAGATTATTACAAGGTGAAGTTATAGGTATTGAAGCAGCCCATTCAAATGAGCTATATAAATTCTGTCACAGAGTTTATGGCATAAAAAGCTTTGGAGAAAGTGGCAAAGATCAAGAAGTATTTAATCATTTTGGTTTTAATGTTTCAAACCTTTTAAATTTTATCCTTAATCAATAA
- a CDS encoding polyprenyl synthetase family protein: MNLKELFIQHLDKNLPQIESFHPFFNEALAMMLKAGGKHFRAQLLLSVVQSTKPQLLNQALDAALALEFIHTYSLIHDDLPAMDNADFRRTLPTLHKKYDESTAILIGDALNTEAFLILAHANLKDSIKIKLIQTLAFNAGINGMIIGQAIDCFFENQKLKLDELEFLHIHKTAKLIAAALKMGCEICELEPYQNDIIYKLGLKLGLIFQINDDIIDATMSQEQSGKSSHKDTYKNSFVNLLGLNQAIKTKQDLLYEYQKDLEKIDQKLAQMIQNLITQYL, from the coding sequence GTGAATTTAAAAGAACTTTTTATCCAACACTTGGATAAAAACCTGCCTCAAATAGAAAGTTTTCATCCTTTTTTTAATGAAGCTTTAGCCATGATGCTTAAAGCAGGAGGTAAACATTTTCGCGCACAATTACTCTTAAGCGTAGTACAAAGCACTAAACCTCAACTATTAAATCAAGCTCTTGATGCAGCCCTAGCTTTAGAATTTATCCATACTTATTCTTTAATTCATGATGATTTACCTGCTATGGACAATGCTGATTTTAGACGCACTCTTCCAACCTTACATAAAAAATACGATGAAAGCACCGCTATTTTAATAGGAGATGCTCTAAATACTGAAGCTTTTTTAATTTTAGCCCATGCTAATTTAAAAGATAGTATTAAAATAAAGCTCATTCAAACTCTAGCTTTTAATGCAGGAATTAATGGTATGATTATAGGTCAAGCTATTGACTGTTTTTTTGAAAATCAAAAACTCAAACTAGATGAACTTGAGTTTTTACATATTCACAAAACTGCAAAATTAATTGCTGCAGCCTTGAAAATGGGTTGTGAAATTTGTGAGTTAGAACCTTATCAAAATGATATAATTTATAAACTAGGTTTAAAACTGGGTTTAATTTTTCAAATTAATGATGACATCATAGATGCAACAATGAGTCAAGAACAAAGTGGAAAATCCTCCCATAAAGATACATATAAAAATTCTTTTGTTAATCTTTTAGGTTTAAATCAAGCTATAAAAACAAAACAAGATCTTCTTTATGAATACCAAAAAGACTTAGAAAAAATTGATCAAAAACTCGCACAAATGATACAAAATTTAATCACTCAATATTTATAA
- a CDS encoding PDZ domain-containing protein, with protein sequence MKKILVFCTLFGLCFSIERPKFEDFIAGYERNKASMLTYEGMPAFALSENLLAVLKQSNTKLNKYVKYDPFLNLYLVRTDFSLFPASMGDEEKLTRNDWVGIWNINEPYIGHIKYLAQDINEKDQLDFNSKIGLLGTPCCEMMGIALNNSSFIGNRYLKHFMKYNDVYWGDIGVDFVMRENKIYVNKVRKNPQFLINDQIISVDGVAVNNLRKLNEKILFADRGSTLYFKVLRDNQDLNISTEIFAKDLSKFNILNTKPKSKITNFRSNLGLTINNSSIITKIDPNSKAQKAGFMVGDKILRVNNIIFNNSKELQDILTTGNDFNILIERKSNKLPLSNFDNIADTSFGGDGKFQFFIRLIK encoded by the coding sequence ATAAAAAAAATTCTGGTTTTTTGCACACTTTTTGGCCTATGTTTTTCTATAGAAAGACCCAAATTTGAAGACTTCATAGCCGGCTATGAAAGAAATAAAGCAAGTATGTTAACTTATGAAGGCATGCCTGCTTTTGCCTTAAGCGAAAACTTACTTGCAGTTTTAAAACAATCTAACACCAAACTCAATAAATACGTAAAATATGATCCATTTTTAAATTTATATCTTGTAAGAACTGATTTTAGCCTATTCCCTGCTTCCATGGGTGATGAAGAAAAACTCACGCGCAATGATTGGGTTGGAATTTGGAATATTAATGAACCCTATATAGGACATATTAAATATTTAGCTCAAGATATTAATGAAAAAGATCAACTTGATTTTAATTCTAAAATAGGTCTTTTAGGAACTCCTTGTTGTGAAATGATGGGTATTGCTTTAAACAATAGCTCTTTTATAGGCAATCGTTATTTAAAGCATTTTATGAAATACAATGATGTATATTGGGGGGATATTGGGGTTGATTTTGTTATGAGAGAAAATAAAATTTATGTCAATAAAGTAAGAAAAAATCCTCAATTTTTAATCAATGATCAAATCATAAGTGTAGATGGTGTAGCAGTAAATAATTTAAGAAAATTAAATGAAAAAATTCTTTTTGCAGATCGTGGAAGCACTCTTTATTTTAAAGTTTTACGCGATAATCAAGATTTAAATATTTCTACTGAAATTTTTGCTAAAGATTTAAGCAAATTTAATATCTTAAATACCAAACCAAAATCTAAAATAACAAATTTTAGAAGCAATCTTGGTTTAACCATAAATAATTCTTCTATAATTACAAAAATAGATCCTAATTCTAAAGCACAAAAAGCAGGGTTTATGGTAGGAGATAAAATTTTAAGGGTCAATAATATCATTTTTAATAATTCTAAAGAATTACAAGATATTTTAACCACAGGAAATGATTTTAATATATTAATTGAACGCAAAAGCAATAAACTCCCTTTATCTAATTTTGACAATATTGCAGATACTAGCTTTGGAGGAGATGGCAAATTTCAATTTTTCATAAGGCTTATAAAGTGA
- a CDS encoding YbaB/EbfC family nucleoid-associated protein, translating into MFENMDLSKMGELLNQVQEKAKNIELELANREFSAKSGAGLVKVSANGKGEIIDVNIDDSLLNDKESLQILLISAINDVLSMVAQNRSSMANDVLGSFGGVK; encoded by the coding sequence ATGTTTGAAAATATGGATCTTTCTAAAATGGGAGAACTTTTAAATCAAGTTCAAGAAAAAGCAAAAAATATAGAATTAGAACTTGCAAACCGTGAATTTAGCGCTAAAAGTGGAGCTGGACTTGTTAAAGTAAGTGCTAATGGAAAAGGCGAAATTATTGATGTTAACATAGATGACTCTTTACTTAATGATAAAGAATCTTTACAAATTTTATTAATTTCTGCCATCAATGATGTTTTAAGCATGGTAGCGCAAAATCGCTCTAGTATGGCAAATGATGTATTAGGTAGTTTTGGAGGTGTAAAATGA
- a CDS encoding UDP-N-acetylmuramoyl-L-alanyl-D-glutamate--2,6-diaminopimelate ligase — MKLKLKHSFITDNSLECEKDCFFLYTAQNTKFKDQALKQGAKIIDINTCKKLLHINENIKIIGITGTNGKTTTAAAIYSILLDLGYKCALCGTRGTFINDEQIDEKSLTTPAILKTLEYLKIATEKQCNFFIMEVSSHALIQNRIEGLNFAAKIFTNITQDHLDFHGTFQNYKKAKELFFKDESLKFINKDALAINFNFHNAYTYGIENPALYQIKAYSLEHGIEAIVMTKNQSFHIDSPLLGLFNLYNLLAASACINELIKPDLKKLEKAISGFGGVCGRVEQVAKGVIIDFAHTPDGIEKVLDALKNKKLIVVFGAGGNRDKSKRPLMGKTVEHFAKTAIITSDNPRDEEAQNIMKEILSGFKQKHKVLMIEDRKKAIQKALELKEKDDLVVILGKGDETTQEIKGIKYPFNDKLIVNEILNNQG, encoded by the coding sequence GTGAAATTAAAACTTAAACATTCATTTATTACAGATAATAGCCTAGAATGTGAAAAAGATTGTTTTTTCTTGTATACTGCTCAAAACACTAAATTTAAAGACCAAGCTTTAAAACAAGGTGCAAAAATTATAGATATTAATACTTGTAAAAAACTTCTTCATATTAATGAAAATATTAAAATCATTGGCATTACAGGAACTAATGGCAAAACCACAACCGCAGCTGCTATTTATTCTATTTTACTTGATTTAGGATATAAATGTGCGCTTTGTGGAACAAGAGGAACTTTCATCAATGATGAACAAATTGATGAAAAATCTTTAACCACTCCTGCTATTTTAAAAACTTTAGAATATTTAAAAATTGCTACAGAAAAACAATGCAATTTTTTCATCATGGAAGTTAGCTCACACGCTTTAATACAAAACCGTATAGAAGGTTTAAACTTTGCAGCCAAAATTTTTACTAATATTACTCAAGATCATTTAGATTTTCATGGAACTTTTCAAAATTATAAAAAAGCCAAGGAGCTTTTTTTTAAAGATGAAAGTTTAAAATTTATCAATAAAGACGCCTTGGCAATCAATTTTAACTTTCATAATGCTTATACTTATGGCATTGAAAATCCTGCTTTATATCAGATCAAAGCTTATTCTTTAGAACATGGTATTGAAGCTATTGTAATGACTAAAAACCAAAGTTTTCATATTGATTCGCCTTTATTAGGGCTTTTTAATCTTTATAATCTTTTAGCCGCAAGTGCTTGTATAAATGAACTCATTAAACCTGATTTAAAAAAATTAGAAAAAGCTATAAGCGGATTTGGAGGTGTTTGTGGCAGGGTTGAACAAGTTGCAAAAGGTGTGATTATAGATTTTGCGCACACACCTGATGGTATAGAAAAAGTTTTAGATGCCCTTAAAAACAAAAAACTCATTGTCGTTTTTGGAGCGGGCGGTAACAGAGATAAAAGTAAACGCCCTTTAATGGGAAAAACTGTTGAACATTTTGCAAAAACTGCTATTATTACAAGTGATAATCCACGCGATGAAGAAGCTCAAAATATCATGAAAGAAATTTTAAGTGGTTTTAAACAAAAGCATAAAGTTTTAATGATAGAAGATAGAAAAAAAGCTATTCAAAAAGCTTTAGAACTTAAAGAAAAAGACGATTTAGTTGTTATTTTAGGTAAAGGGGATGAAACAACTCAAGAAATCAAAGGAATTAAATACCCCTTTAATGACAAATTAATAGTAAATGAAATCTTAAATAATCAAGGATAA
- a CDS encoding histidine kinase translates to MQNYKKLGIKHFYKKDFKTAKMYFSMAYEKHKNKRLFYFIYLCDLALKSPKEAILLFDFYIEHYKSAKIDQDLEEILNAIELRQQENKQTIEFEDGYALNYQDFLKSEEKLGFKKSFENITHSAKLVIDNRDDFLDFLEKLLENGYKEMTLNYIESVIPHFWANDRFIKLQEKLIGFKSEIKT, encoded by the coding sequence TTGCAAAATTATAAAAAACTTGGCATTAAGCACTTTTATAAAAAAGACTTTAAAACTGCCAAAATGTACTTTTCTATGGCCTATGAAAAACATAAAAACAAACGTTTATTTTATTTTATTTACCTTTGTGATTTAGCTTTAAAATCCCCTAAAGAAGCTATCTTACTCTTTGATTTTTACATAGAACATTATAAAAGTGCTAAAATTGATCAAGATTTAGAAGAAATTTTAAATGCTATTGAATTAAGACAACAAGAAAACAAACAAACCATAGAATTTGAAGATGGGTACGCATTAAATTATCAAGATTTTTTAAAAAGTGAGGAAAAACTAGGTTTTAAAAAAAGTTTTGAAAATATTACTCATAGTGCAAAACTAGTTATTGATAATCGTGATGATTTTTTAGATTTTTTAGAAAAATTATTAGAAAATGGCTATAAAGAAATGACCTTAAATTATATAGAAAGTGTTATACCTCATTTTTGGGCTAATGATAGATTTATCAAACTTCAAGAAAAACTTATAGGATTTAAAAGTGAAATTAAAACTTAA
- a CDS encoding NifU family protein: MMPFSDEELINPVKASLNKSMPMLERDGGGLEFLGIKQGVVYVHLIGACKGCASSGTTLKYGLERQLKIDIHPEITIVNLNGGAEEFAKL, from the coding sequence ATGATGCCTTTTAGTGATGAAGAGCTTATAAATCCTGTAAAAGCAAGCTTAAATAAAAGCATGCCTATGCTTGAACGCGATGGGGGAGGTCTTGAATTTTTAGGAATTAAACAAGGTGTAGTTTATGTGCATTTAATTGGTGCTTGTAAGGGCTGTGCTTCTAGTGGAACAACGCTAAAATATGGACTTGAAAGACAACTTAAAATTGATATTCATCCTGAAATCACCATAGTGAATTTAAACGGCGGAGCAGAAGAATTTGCAAAATTATAA